The Salvelinus alpinus chromosome 28, SLU_Salpinus.1, whole genome shotgun sequence genome includes a window with the following:
- the LOC139557759 gene encoding transmembrane protease serine 12, which yields MVMTACGQRPLADAPGGSRVVGGRNAPLGAWPWQVSVQVRSWHLCGGTILNSHWVLTAAHCFTIVPPHRMSSLRVVAGLNVLTEPGRYSQRRYVVEVRVHEKFHHPSYSNDIALMRLSSPLEYTDFVQPVCTVEDEMEEFDLNLNQCFVSGWGSTSFKGKPMDTLQEAEVELFEQNTCNRIDWYNGYIKNGMICGGSETGVVDTCQGDSGGPLQCFSEDQEKFYIVGVTSFGDACGLPKRPGVYTRASKYSAWLKTTQSRSLSAVCQLDNSFILVLSISWMVITFWF from the exons ATGGTGATGACAGCTTGCGGACAGCGGCCGTTGGCGGACGCTCCAGGAGGGTCACGTGTTGTTGGAGGGCGCAATGCACCTTTGGGTGCATGGCCTTGGCAGGTCAGCGTGCAGGTGAGGTCCTGGCACCTCTGTGGCGGGACCATCCTCAACAGCCACTGGGTGCTCACCGCTGCACACTGCTTCACTATCGTTCC ACCCCATAGGATGTCCAGTCTGCGCGTGGTGGCAGGACTCAACGTGCTAACAGAACCAGGGCGGTACTCCCAGCGCCGCTATGTTGTGGAGGTCAGAGTCCATGAGAAGTTCCACCACCCCAGCTACTCCAACGACATAGCTCTTATGCGTCTCAGCTCTCCACTGGAGTACACAGACTTTGTCCAGCCTGTCTGTACAGTGGAAGACGAGATGGAGGAGTTCGACTTAAACCTCAACCAGTGTTTCGTCAGTGGTTGGGGCAGCACTTCTTTCAAAG GAAAGCCAATGGACACACTGCAAGAAGCTGAGGTGGAGCTGTTTGAGCAAAATACTTGTAACCGGATCGACTGGTACAACGGTTACATCAAGAATGGCATGATCTGTGGTGGCTCTGAGACCGGGGTGGTCGACACATGTCAG GGAGACAGTGGAGGCCCACTCCAGTGCTTCAGTGAGGATCAGGAAAAATTCTACATTGTTGGCGTGACAAGTTTTGGGGATGCCTGCGGATTGCCTAAAAGACCCGGAGTGTATACTAGGGCCAGCAAGTACTCAGCCTGGCTGAAGACAACTCAGTCAAGATCCCTGTCAGCCGTCTGTCAGCTAGATAACAGTTTCATCTTAGTCCTGTCCATCTCATGGATGGTCATTACATTTTGGTTTTGA